The Spirosoma sp. SC4-14 DNA window TTTTTACGGTCAACACAGACCTACTAATCGACGATGTGCAGAAAACCGACCTCATTATTATTCCAGCGATCGATGGTGAGATTAACAACGCTATCGAAATAAACCGGGCATTTATTCCCTGGATTATCAGGCAGTATGAAAACGGGGCTGAAGTAGCGAGTTTGTGCCTTGGAGCCTTTTTGCTGGCTTCTACGGGGCTTTTGACGGGAAAACGGTGTGCTACTCACTGGATGGCTGCCAACAACTTTAAGCAGATGTTTCCGGATGTGGAATTGGTGACCGAGAAAATCATCACCGATGAACAGGGCATTTATTCAAGCGGTGGAGCATTCTCGTATCTGAACCTCATTTTATACCTGATCGAGAAGTATGCAGGCCGTGATATTGCCATTCTGTCGGCCAAAGTTTTCGCTATTGAAATAGATCGGGAAACGCAATCACCATTTACTATTTTTCAGGGGCAAAAAGGGCATGAAGACGAACCAATAAAAAAAGCACAGGAATTTATAGAGACAAATTTTCAGGAAAAAATAACAGTCGATCAATTAGCTTCTATGTTTGCACTTGGCCGGAGAAACCTGGAGCGACGGTTTAAAAAAGCTACAGCAAATACGGTCTCCGAATACATACAGCGCGTGAAAATTGAAGCAGCCAAAAAAGGACTGGAAACCAGCCGGAAAACAATCAACGAATTGATGTATGATGTAGGCTATAATGATACAAAAGCCTTTCGAACGGTATTTAAAAAAATAACCGGAATTTCACCGTTAGATTATCGAAATAAATACAATAAAGAAGCACTAAATTAGTGGGACTTTGTTGCATGGGTTATACTACAATCCCTTCCGCCTAGCTCATGCAACAAAGCCAAATTTATGAGAATTTTTGTTCTACTTTTGTCATAATATCATCTACGTCCAGTCCGGCTTTTTCAACTTCTTTTGCAAAATCCATTAGTTTCTTCTGGAGACTTTCGGGAGCTTTTGCCAAATCTGGAATACCATCACTATCGAGATACCCCCCGTCTATATACTTTTGGTAAATTGCACATCCTGCCTCGATGAACATTTCTTCGAGTGTCTCTTTGTCTGAAAGGCTGGTCTTTCCACCTGAAGGGTTATCAGATTGAGGAACATCAGGATTATCAAGAGTATTCCAATCAATATCGCTCATAGAAAATGCTTTTATTTTGGTGTGAAAATTATAAAAAAACTATATTAGGTGCAAACCTAGCGGCCTTGCTATGCACCAAAGGTAATTAGTAGTAGACATCTGCGGCTCCGTTCGCAATACAATTACGAACAAGCCGCAGATGAGCATTACTTCGAAGCAACGGGAGTGCCTGGCAATGATGTGGGTTGAGCCGTTTGGATAGCTACAATTTTCCAGGCGTTATCTTTTTGTTTCAGTAAATGGCTGTATAAGAGTTTGGCCGGGTTACTCGGGTTTGTGAGGGTGCCATAGACCATAATGAAATTATTATCAATCGATTCGGCCCGATCGACGGTATGTTGTGATGCCGAAGTGCTGGCTAGTTTCATCAGGTCGGGCAGCGTTTCTGAGCCAGTACCAACTGCACCTGATTCATTTCTGATAAGAGCTTTTTTATCGACCACAGACCATAGGCTGGCCGTATCGCTTGTGCTGTATGCCTTTAGGTAAGTCGCTTCTGTGCTGTGCGCAATGGAATCTACGGCTTGTTGAGAGAGCGGGCCACCGGGTTTGGGCTTGTTGCCACGAACCAGCATTTTTCCGGCATTTGCCAGCTTATCGAATACGGGTACATCGGCAGCAATACCAATGGCGAAAACAGCAGCCAGTGCCGTTGGAATAATAAACTCTTTTCGAATACCACCTGTTTTACGGTCCTGGGAATAGCCTTTGAGCGAAGCCCAGTTATTGACGATGTGGAATACAGCGGCAATCACAAACAGAATGCCGAACCAGGCATGCGTGTGTTCGACGGGATGAGTACCCTGCCCGAAATAAATTAACAGGCCAGTACTGGCTAAAACGAGAAAGGCCAGTGCAACAGAGAGGCTAACTAAGTTTTTTGATTTCATTTTAGGTTAATTAACAGGCAAAAATAAGCGTTGGATGGCACGCATTGGGTGATTAAAGAAATTTAATTTTGCTTTAAAACAAGGAATCCCTCCGGCACCGCCAGAGGGATTAACCACCAACCTATTCTAATTAAGATTTTTGATCAGAGGTTGGGCTTTTATTTGCGTGGACGCCCACTACGACTTCCTCCAGTACTACCTTGTCCAGATTGCTGTTGTTGCTGGCCACCGCCATTGTCATCGCCACCACCTTCGCCATTTTTCAGGTCGTCGTTGTTAATCGATTTGCGGTTTCTGCG harbors:
- a CDS encoding helix-turn-helix domain-containing protein; the protein is MKHISILVPKGAILGSLEGSRQLLSQVNEFMKGRGESPMFKVQLVGLSKETRLGGGLFTVNTDLLIDDVQKTDLIIIPAIDGEINNAIEINRAFIPWIIRQYENGAEVASLCLGAFLLASTGLLTGKRCATHWMAANNFKQMFPDVELVTEKIITDEQGIYSSGGAFSYLNLILYLIEKYAGRDIAILSAKVFAIEIDRETQSPFTIFQGQKGHEDEPIKKAQEFIETNFQEKITVDQLASMFALGRRNLERRFKKATANTVSEYIQRVKIEAAKKGLETSRKTINELMYDVGYNDTKAFRTVFKKITGISPLDYRNKYNKEALN
- a CDS encoding DUF4405 domain-containing protein, with the translated sequence MKSKNLVSLSVALAFLVLASTGLLIYFGQGTHPVEHTHAWFGILFVIAAVFHIVNNWASLKGYSQDRKTGGIRKEFIIPTALAAVFAIGIAADVPVFDKLANAGKMLVRGNKPKPGGPLSQQAVDSIAHSTEATYLKAYSTSDTASLWSVVDKKALIRNESGAVGTGSETLPDLMKLASTSASQHTVDRAESIDNNFIMVYGTLTNPSNPAKLLYSHLLKQKDNAWKIVAIQTAQPTSLPGTPVASK